TTGTGATGGGTGCAAGTTTCCGTAACTCTGGTGAAATTCTGGCGCTGGCTGGCTGTGACCGCCTGACAATCTCTCCCGCACTGCTGAAAGAGTTGTCTGAGACAGAAGGCGAGGTTGAGCGTAAACTGGGTTATGAAGGCGAAATCAAAGAGCGTCCAGCGCCAATGACTGAAGCTGAGTTCTACTGGAACCACCACCAGGATGCAATGGCAACTGAAAAACTGGCAGAAGGTATCCGTAAGTTTGCAGTAGATCAGGGCAAACTTGAGAGTATGATCGCTGAGCTGCTGTAATCTAGCAATACGCTATTTTTTCTGGCACAAAGGCGATTAATTGGTTGCCTTAAACTAACGACAAACTCCATTCAAAATTAATGGGGTTTGTTTTTTTGCCTTGCCATCAAACCAACTTCCTCCTCCTCCTCCTCCTCCTCCTCCTCCTCCTCCTCCTCCTCCTCGCCCCGTCCTCCCTAAAGATAAGTTGTTCAAAGATCATTATTAATGCATAATGATAATAGTTATTATTATCAACAAATGTAGTAATTTTATGAATAACCCACACTTTTTTATAACGCTTTTTGCAGTCAGCCCGCTTTACTCTTTCGCTACGAATGAATCAACTACCGATCATTCAAGCGATACTCTGTATGTTTATTCTTCATTAGACTTAAAGAAGAGTAATGAAGTATTACTAGATAGTCAGGAATTAAATAAACAAATAATCATTAATCCTGCTGATATATTTAAAAGTACGTCGGGAGTCCTGTCTGGTGAATCTAGATCATCAGGAGCAATAGATGTCAATATTCGAGGTTTACAAGGCCAAGGAAGAATTTCTACTAGTGTGGATGATACTATAAATCAAACAGCCTTATATCGAGGCTATCAGGGGGTATCTAACCGTACTTATATTGATCCAGACTTCATCGGTGAAGTAGATATAAAAAAAGGATTTTATGGTGGTTCTGGTATTACAGGGATAGGCGGTACTGTAAATATGAAAACAATATCTCCTGCTGATATATTAATTCCAGGTGATAACTTTGGTATACGCCTAAAAGGTAGTATTTTAAGTAACCACTCAAACTATAATAATTACACATGGAATGACGAGCCATCTCCAAAAAAAGAAAACATATTTAATGGAAAAAACAACACAGGAAGTGTGGTGGTTGCTTATGCAGATGAAAATTTCGAGTTTTTAGCTGGGGTATCAAAACGCATCAGAGGGAATTATCATTCAGGAAAAAAAGGATTTGGTACAGATAATTATACGTTGCCTGGGTATTTATGTCCGGATGAGTATTATGATGATAATGACGATATAGCTCCTTGCCCTGTAACAGCCGAAACTATCCAAGATGCTGGTTATACCATTTATCCTAAAGGTGCAGCAGTACCTAATACATCAGAGAATACACGTTCTTATTTATTAAAAACCAGCGCATGGATTAATGATGAGCACAGAGTTAGTGCTGTTTACAGTCTATATGACAGTACGTTTGGTGAAACATATGTTGCAGATACAACAACTATAGATAAAGGAACTACGGTCCCAGTATCACAAGGACCAAATGCTTATGTTCGTTTAGCAAGATATAAACTTGGTTATAATTGGAAATCAAATAACCCATTAATTGATCTGAACTTTTCTCTATGGCATTTAGATTTAAAAGACAGACCTAAAACATCCCAAAATACATTAGGTGATGAAAAGAAATCTGATACATGGGGGATTAACCTTTCTAATAACTTAGAACTTTACATGTATAATAAACCAACAAATGTACTTCTGGGAGGGAGTTATCTTACCGAAAAAACAGGGCCAGCCAAAGGTTTTTGGTCTCAGCATCCTCACCAGCGAGAAGGGACAAGACAAGAATACCGTATTTTTGTTAATGGGCAGTATGAATTAACCAATAAAATTAATTTATTATCTTCTCTTGAACATAAAGGCTATTCATTAAAAGATAAAGGTGATACCCCATCAATACCTAAAGATGAAACTGCTTATGGATATAGTTTCGGAGTTGAATATAGGCCAATAAAACAAATAATGCTGTATAGCCGTTATTCTCAAAGTCCAAGATTTCCTTCACTAGTTGAAGGGACAAATGGATTTTTTATGAAAGCTGATAATAATCTACAGCATGAAACCATGAAAAATATTGAAATAGGGTCTGCATTTGGCTTTGAAAATTTAATAGCAAATGATGAATTAAAATTGAGTGTCGGATATTTTAACTCTAATATTGATAATTATATTAGTCGTAGCTGGCAATGGGATAAATTTTCAATGCATATTGATAATATCAATAAGGCAAAATTTGAAGGAATTGAACTGGAGACAAGCTATAAGATTAAGGCTTTTACAGTAAAAGCATCAGCAAATTACTATACAAATATTGAGTTTTGTAAGAAAGAAAAAGGATGTGTTAATGAAAACCTTCCATCTGATTATGCGACAAACCATATTCCGCCTAAAAAAAGCTATTCACTAGATATAAATCAAGGGTTCCTTAACAACAAACTGTCTATTGGTGGAAGAATATCTTACTTTGATAAAAGAGCGATACCGACCGCTAAGGTTGGACGAGGTTCTGCTCCATTGTTAGCACCAGTTGACTATAAACCAGCAACAATCGTTGATTTTAGAAGTTCACTAGTTATAAATAAAAACATAATCGCAGATTTTACTGTGGATAATGTTTTTGACAGATATTAT
The sequence above is drawn from the Xenorhabdus ishibashii genome and encodes:
- a CDS encoding TonB-dependent receptor domain-containing protein: MNNPHFFITLFAVSPLYSFATNESTTDHSSDTLYVYSSLDLKKSNEVLLDSQELNKQIIINPADIFKSTSGVLSGESRSSGAIDVNIRGLQGQGRISTSVDDTINQTALYRGYQGVSNRTYIDPDFIGEVDIKKGFYGGSGITGIGGTVNMKTISPADILIPGDNFGIRLKGSILSNHSNYNNYTWNDEPSPKKENIFNGKNNTGSVVVAYADENFEFLAGVSKRIRGNYHSGKKGFGTDNYTLPGYLCPDEYYDDNDDIAPCPVTAETIQDAGYTIYPKGAAVPNTSENTRSYLLKTSAWINDEHRVSAVYSLYDSTFGETYVADTTTIDKGTTVPVSQGPNAYVRLARYKLGYNWKSNNPLIDLNFSLWHLDLKDRPKTSQNTLGDEKKSDTWGINLSNNLELYMYNKPTNVLLGGSYLTEKTGPAKGFWSQHPHQREGTRQEYRIFVNGQYELTNKINLLSSLEHKGYSLKDKGDTPSIPKDETAYGYSFGVEYRPIKQIMLYSRYSQSPRFPSLVEGTNGFFMKADNNLQHETMKNIEIGSAFGFENLIANDELKLSVGYFNSNIDNYISRSWQWDKFSMHIDNINKAKFEGIELETSYKIKAFTVKASANYYTNIEFCKKEKGCVNENLPSDYATNHIPPKKSYSLDINQGFLNNKLSIGGRISYFDKRAIPTAKVGRGSAPLLAPVDYKPATIVDFRSSLVINKNIIADFTVDNVFDRYYIQPINVGYIPSPGRTFRLGITATF